Proteins from one Chitinophaga oryzae genomic window:
- a CDS encoding helix-turn-helix domain-containing protein, whose amino-acid sequence MTKTKSAGYVTPPVFAQLAKLWGVKVKKGRIDVPPAYGTGYCAGCVFNENIRMLILNYRLNEETIIGNPEINTPGKTILFKFQHIDAGPRSKQSPSVLIATSRFNTDAVISIQENTSSVNIEVGSQYLEELFTLSQKSPVLQSLAENAQPLLFEQMMSPAIQKILHDIISESVADNFRWVFRKIKAEELICMLLMKLEERQEKQLYPLKGSDVQAIYDIKARLLSRLDEPPVISDLAIAANMSATKLRTLFKQIFGDSIFDLYQQYRMQEAARLLKEGKLSVSEVGYQLGFSNLSHFSRVFEAHIGMKPKKFSISH is encoded by the coding sequence ATGACAAAAACAAAATCAGCCGGTTATGTTACACCGCCCGTTTTCGCTCAATTGGCGAAGCTATGGGGCGTAAAAGTGAAGAAAGGCAGGATCGATGTCCCTCCAGCCTACGGGACCGGCTATTGCGCGGGCTGCGTGTTCAATGAAAACATCCGGATGCTGATCCTCAACTACCGGTTGAACGAAGAAACCATCATCGGGAACCCGGAAATCAATACGCCGGGAAAAACGATCCTGTTTAAATTCCAGCATATCGATGCTGGTCCACGCTCAAAACAAAGTCCCTCAGTGTTGATAGCCACCAGCCGGTTCAACACGGACGCGGTCATCTCCATCCAGGAGAATACTTCTTCCGTGAATATTGAAGTCGGTTCGCAATACCTGGAAGAGCTGTTTACGCTTTCCCAAAAATCACCTGTCTTACAAAGCTTAGCTGAAAATGCGCAACCACTGCTGTTCGAGCAGATGATGTCACCCGCTATTCAAAAGATCCTGCATGACATCATCTCCGAAAGCGTAGCGGATAACTTCAGGTGGGTGTTTAGAAAAATCAAAGCGGAGGAACTGATCTGTATGTTATTGATGAAGCTGGAAGAAAGACAGGAGAAACAACTCTATCCCCTGAAAGGGAGCGATGTGCAAGCCATTTATGATATTAAGGCGCGCCTCCTCTCCCGCCTGGATGAACCGCCTGTTATCAGCGATTTAGCCATAGCCGCCAATATGAGCGCTACCAAATTAAGGACATTGTTCAAACAAATTTTCGGTGACAGCATTTTCGATCTCTATCAGCAGTACAGGATGCAGGAAGCGGCACGGCTGCTAAAAGAAGGAAAGCTTTCCGTCTCTGAAGTGGGATATCAATTAGGATTTTCCAATCTCAGTCATTTTTCAAGAGTGTTTGAAGCGCATATCGGGATGAAACCGAAAAAATTCTCCATCAGCCACTAA
- a CDS encoding outer membrane beta-barrel family protein, giving the protein MLTTVYSFAQQRVSGNTGGFTVSGAVLDSTDRHPIGFATVVLLREGKVINSTTTDSLGRFNLPLRGKGVFVLGVSFVGYNNYQSAPGMFPGAQQPYQVLLRKSTTSLQAVTINAKKKLIETKGDKLIYNATADISNKAGSAADVLKKVPMLTVSADGEVKMRGDGNIKVLLNGLPSGILAKNLKEALKIIPAGTIASVEVITSPSAKYEAEGTAGIINIITKKKIKGSSADISISAGNLEQSASASLNTVSGNFDLSLNINASNQREHKTAILNRTSLFKGQPAGELLQENDITQHERGVYGDLGVTYRIDSLQKISTTFTLWNGAWPSKNTLYNLYQDGKGSTAYNQKSDQANHSGYYELSTSYQKLYHRKGQELQVLGMVSNSADRSRYNTQQYTLAGMPAFRETGPNNSKSWDFNLQTDYAHPLDLSGKNIVETGVKFSRTSATSAYSARNNEHAPGSDDLVEIPSRSDEMKYFQHIYAAYLSIKLETRNQWMFRAGLRYEATQLGAGFRRTSAPFRSSFGNLVPGILLAKTLNGQHDVKLSYTERIRRPWIWDLNPFVNASDPRNLTSGNPLLRPETTRTIEAGYNYNAALGFTLNNSVYFSSNSNAIEMLTTVDSTGISRTSPSNVAANKRLGANVNAAVEIGNLTVNGGIELYQVWFKSDALQVKNDAGFYSFHLNLSYALPKDVTLQASGDYSNGYVTLQGRNSASWSYSFAAQKEFLNKKASVLVGVSNPFQRSMLQRSYATAPTFRSTEVNNYYNRSFHITLNWKFGSMKAHDNEEEKKMPPVRRH; this is encoded by the coding sequence ATGCTGACCACCGTTTACTCCTTCGCACAACAGCGCGTTTCCGGGAATACGGGCGGCTTTACGGTCAGCGGCGCCGTACTCGATTCTACGGACCGGCACCCCATCGGCTTCGCCACCGTAGTGCTGCTGCGGGAAGGGAAGGTCATCAATTCCACCACCACAGACTCATTGGGCAGGTTTAACCTTCCCCTGCGCGGGAAGGGTGTGTTTGTGCTGGGTGTTTCATTCGTAGGCTATAATAACTACCAGTCCGCCCCCGGGATGTTTCCCGGAGCACAGCAGCCATACCAGGTGCTGCTCCGCAAATCGACCACCAGCCTGCAGGCTGTCACCATCAACGCTAAAAAGAAGCTGATCGAAACCAAAGGCGACAAGCTGATATACAACGCCACCGCCGACATCAGCAACAAAGCAGGTTCCGCTGCCGACGTGCTGAAAAAAGTGCCTATGCTGACCGTCAGCGCCGACGGAGAAGTGAAAATGCGGGGCGACGGGAACATAAAAGTGCTCCTGAACGGGCTCCCCTCGGGCATCCTGGCGAAGAACCTCAAGGAAGCGCTGAAGATCATCCCCGCGGGCACTATCGCCTCCGTGGAAGTCATCACCTCTCCTTCCGCCAAATACGAGGCAGAAGGCACCGCAGGCATTATCAACATCATCACCAAAAAGAAAATAAAAGGCAGCAGCGCCGATATAAGCATCAGCGCCGGTAACCTGGAACAATCGGCCAGCGCCTCCCTGAACACCGTCAGCGGTAATTTCGACCTGAGCCTGAATATCAACGCCAGCAACCAAAGGGAGCATAAAACAGCCATTCTCAACAGGACCTCGCTGTTCAAAGGGCAGCCGGCGGGAGAACTGCTGCAGGAGAATGATATCACCCAACACGAACGGGGAGTGTATGGAGATCTTGGTGTTACCTACCGGATCGACTCGCTCCAAAAAATCAGCACCACCTTCACCCTCTGGAATGGCGCCTGGCCGTCGAAAAATACGCTGTACAACCTCTACCAGGACGGTAAAGGCAGCACTGCCTACAACCAGAAAAGCGATCAGGCCAACCATTCCGGCTACTACGAGCTGTCCACCAGTTACCAGAAACTGTACCACCGCAAGGGCCAGGAGCTGCAGGTGCTGGGGATGGTCAGCAACAGCGCCGACCGGTCCCGGTATAACACACAACAATACACGCTGGCAGGTATGCCCGCCTTCCGGGAAACAGGGCCTAATAACAGCAAATCCTGGGATTTTAACCTGCAAACGGACTACGCCCATCCGCTGGACCTGTCCGGCAAAAACATCGTTGAAACAGGGGTAAAATTCAGCAGGACCAGCGCCACCAGCGCTTACAGCGCGCGGAACAACGAACACGCGCCCGGCAGCGACGACCTGGTGGAGATACCTTCCCGTTCCGACGAGATGAAATATTTCCAGCATATTTACGCCGCCTATCTCAGCATAAAATTGGAGACCCGCAACCAATGGATGTTCAGGGCCGGTCTTCGTTATGAAGCAACGCAACTGGGCGCCGGGTTCCGGCGCACTTCCGCCCCGTTCCGGTCCTCCTTCGGCAACCTTGTGCCCGGCATACTGCTGGCCAAAACACTCAATGGACAGCATGACGTGAAGCTGTCCTATACAGAGCGCATCCGCCGGCCATGGATATGGGACCTCAACCCGTTCGTCAACGCCAGCGATCCGCGCAACCTGACATCGGGCAACCCGCTGCTGCGGCCGGAGACCACCAGGACAATCGAAGCAGGATACAACTATAACGCCGCATTGGGTTTTACGCTCAATAACAGCGTCTACTTCAGTTCCAACAGCAACGCCATCGAAATGCTCACGACCGTCGACAGTACGGGCATCTCCAGGACGTCGCCGAGCAACGTGGCTGCCAACAAACGGTTAGGCGCCAACGTAAATGCCGCCGTGGAAATCGGCAACCTCACCGTCAACGGCGGCATAGAGCTGTACCAGGTATGGTTTAAAAGCGATGCCCTGCAGGTGAAAAACGATGCCGGCTTCTATTCCTTCCATCTCAACCTGTCGTATGCGCTGCCGAAGGACGTCACCCTGCAGGCCTCCGGCGACTACAGCAACGGCTACGTGACGCTCCAGGGCCGGAACTCAGCCTCCTGGTCCTACAGCTTCGCCGCCCAAAAGGAATTTCTCAACAAAAAAGCCAGCGTGCTGGTAGGCGTGTCCAACCCTTTCCAAAGGAGTATGCTGCAGCGCAGCTATGCCACAGCACCCACTTTCCGCAGTACGGAAGTCAACAACTATTATAACCGGAGCTTCCATATTACGCTCAACTGGAAGTTCGGATCTATGAAAGCGCATGACAATGAAGAGGAGAAGAAGATGCCGCCGGTGAGGCGGCATTAA
- a CDS encoding NADP-dependent oxidoreductase, with product MNIKAMQYKAYGAPEAVLEMVHVSKPGPSHGEIRVKVRAAGVNPSDWKRMEGQYKGFEEVIFPSGVGVEASGIVDAIGDGVTGVRVGDAVFGYGNSTMAEYTLLSHWVQKPEGVPFEVAAAIPVVSETAWRCLDDLNAAPGSTILVSGAAGGIGSAVVQLARRRGLQVIGTASLHNHDYLRALGATPTTYGDGLKDRVQALAPDGIAGALDIAGSGIMPELIDIVGDASMVVSVTDFSAVDYGARFSAGPPRKVHQVLSEVAGLYEKGLYQLYIQAVFPLEEAARALTISSQQQVRGKLVIVVN from the coding sequence ATGAATATAAAAGCAATGCAGTATAAGGCGTACGGCGCCCCTGAGGCTGTTCTTGAAATGGTACACGTTTCTAAACCCGGACCTTCACACGGGGAGATACGGGTAAAAGTCCGCGCTGCGGGTGTGAATCCTTCCGACTGGAAACGAATGGAGGGGCAATATAAAGGTTTCGAAGAGGTGATTTTCCCGTCCGGAGTGGGGGTAGAAGCGTCCGGCATCGTTGATGCTATTGGCGATGGGGTAACCGGTGTGCGTGTAGGCGATGCCGTTTTCGGTTATGGCAACAGCACCATGGCCGAATATACCCTTTTGTCGCATTGGGTGCAGAAACCGGAAGGCGTTCCCTTTGAAGTGGCGGCAGCCATCCCGGTTGTGTCAGAGACAGCCTGGCGCTGCCTGGACGATTTAAACGCCGCTCCGGGCAGCACTATTTTGGTGAGCGGCGCCGCGGGCGGCATCGGGTCTGCCGTAGTGCAGCTCGCACGCAGAAGGGGGCTTCAGGTTATCGGGACCGCCAGCCTACATAATCACGATTATCTACGTGCGTTGGGCGCTACACCCACAACCTACGGCGACGGGCTCAAAGACCGGGTACAAGCGCTTGCTCCGGATGGTATTGCCGGAGCGCTGGATATCGCCGGTTCGGGTATTATGCCTGAGTTGATCGACATCGTGGGAGATGCTTCCATGGTGGTATCGGTGACCGATTTCTCAGCCGTAGATTATGGTGCGCGTTTTTCCGCCGGCCCGCCGCGAAAGGTCCACCAGGTGCTTTCCGAAGTGGCCGGCCTTTATGAAAAAGGTTTATACCAGTTGTATATACAAGCGGTTTTCCCACTGGAGGAAGCTGCCCGGGCACTCACCATCAGTTCACAGCAACAGGTGAGAGGCAAGCTGGTGATTGTTGTTAACTAA
- a CDS encoding MFS transporter gives MKPKKVPLFILLAIVLLNSIGFSIVLPLLPFLVGKYLPEQRVVVGMSALLSIYAACTFFAAPVLGALSDRFGRKIILIVSLLGSAAGFVLFGIGGALWVLVLGRLIDGLTAGNISAIFSYISDTTEAKERTKWFGYVGSVMGIGKVGGPALGGLLGSISVALPFYVTALLIFFSAVLVYFLLPESLVLHKRTKHVAFNSFNVFSHFNSVFRLPGVALLLGVGVLFYIGISVFQFNFTLFLKDIYRWSPALIGSLLTLVGICEILVRAVLLPRLLGRFTTRQIGISGLLLLGAGLLMIFSCVYVHTGLWISLAVIFIITGEGLFEPTYIGRLSASVDEMQQGTLQGVNQSLQSLTSILVPVAGGAIYFYSAGWLYAAGAAIIFVAVVIYARLMPALK, from the coding sequence ATGAAACCGAAGAAAGTCCCCTTGTTTATACTGTTGGCGATTGTCCTGCTAAATTCTATAGGATTCTCCATTGTGCTGCCGCTACTGCCGTTCCTGGTTGGCAAATATTTACCGGAGCAGCGGGTCGTGGTGGGCATGAGCGCGTTGCTGTCTATCTATGCCGCCTGTACTTTTTTTGCAGCGCCGGTACTGGGCGCATTGAGTGACCGGTTCGGCCGGAAAATCATTTTGATCGTCAGTCTGCTGGGTTCTGCGGCGGGGTTTGTGTTGTTCGGTATTGGCGGCGCCTTATGGGTCCTTGTCCTTGGACGGCTGATTGACGGGCTTACTGCCGGGAACATCAGTGCCATCTTCTCTTACATTTCAGATACTACGGAGGCGAAAGAACGGACCAAATGGTTTGGCTACGTGGGGTCTGTGATGGGCATCGGAAAAGTCGGCGGGCCGGCATTAGGCGGACTGTTAGGCAGCATATCGGTAGCGCTGCCTTTTTACGTGACGGCCTTACTGATATTCTTTTCTGCGGTGCTGGTATATTTCCTGTTACCTGAATCCCTGGTGTTACATAAAAGGACAAAGCATGTTGCCTTTAACAGTTTTAACGTGTTTTCCCATTTCAACAGCGTTTTTCGCCTCCCTGGTGTAGCGTTGCTGCTAGGTGTTGGCGTTTTATTTTATATCGGAATAAGTGTTTTCCAGTTCAATTTTACGCTTTTTCTGAAAGATATATACCGATGGTCTCCCGCACTGATTGGCAGTTTACTTACGCTGGTAGGTATTTGCGAAATATTGGTACGTGCGGTGCTGTTGCCTCGTTTGCTGGGGCGGTTTACCACGCGGCAGATTGGCATATCGGGCCTGCTGCTGCTGGGGGCTGGCCTGTTGATGATATTCAGCTGTGTTTATGTGCATACCGGCCTGTGGATTTCTCTTGCGGTTATCTTTATCATTACCGGCGAAGGTTTGTTTGAACCGACGTACATCGGGAGGCTTTCAGCCTCTGTTGATGAGATGCAGCAGGGAACGTTGCAGGGCGTGAATCAAAGCCTGCAGTCTTTGACCAGCATCCTGGTGCCGGTTGCCGGCGGCGCCATTTATTTTTACAGCGCGGGCTGGCTGTATGCCGCCGGGGCTGCGATTATCTTTGTAGCCGTTGTTATCTACGCCAGGCTTATGCCAGCCCTGAAGTGA
- a CDS encoding nuclear transport factor 2 family protein produces MTTSNTSHQEIIRTHHGIYKALLEKNRDILHTQLHRQFSFTSADAVLMDKQLFVEGFAMNPGIRFTVLASADEKVVIAGKTAVLTAIAHITITKGDKTQSMDERVTETYISQEEGWLLLGMQATYMVKKQAEATPN; encoded by the coding sequence ATGACAACTTCCAACACTTCCCATCAGGAAATCATCCGCACCCACCACGGGATTTACAAAGCGCTGTTAGAGAAAAACCGCGACATCCTGCACACACAACTGCACAGGCAGTTCTCCTTCACCAGTGCAGATGCCGTACTGATGGACAAACAACTATTTGTGGAGGGTTTTGCCATGAATCCCGGCATCAGGTTTACCGTCTTAGCCTCCGCTGACGAAAAAGTAGTGATCGCAGGAAAGACTGCGGTACTCACCGCTATCGCGCATATTACCATCACAAAAGGAGATAAGACACAAAGCATGGATGAGCGGGTAACGGAAACGTATATATCTCAGGAAGAAGGTTGGCTGCTGCTGGGGATGCAGGCGACGTATATGGTGAAAAAGCAGGCAGAGGCCACACCTAATTAA
- a CDS encoding efflux transporter outer membrane subunit has product MSLVVGLAACRVGRNYERPPVALPSQFGNVAPSDSSIAEMEWKRFFSDATLQQLIDKALTGNYDLQLAVKRVEASQAYLKQAKAAWLPAFNATATANTNFPSKNSFTGMNLSNFNFGDHIEDYNLGVGMSWEIDVWGKIRRQREAAQATLLQSYEGQRAVQTGLVAAIASSYFNLLMLDNQLAIAKRNVELSDTIVQMIRLQKTAGEVTELAVQQAISQKQTAALLVPQLEQGIGIQENAIRILTGELPAPISRTSRLHDFQVADSLPTGIPAAMVSRRPDVRAAEMGLVAANARVGAAQGNMYPSLNITANGGVNAFKASNWFTLPASLFGTVAGSITQPIFQRRALKTQLEVAKIEREQSVISFRQATLNAVGEVSDALIKLDKLKTQQQIAGEQVATTQLAVQQAQMLFRSGMATYLEVITAQSRALQAELGQADVDRQRLSAMVDLYRSLGGGWK; this is encoded by the coding sequence TTGTCCTTAGTTGTAGGGTTAGCAGCTTGCCGGGTAGGCCGCAATTACGAGCGGCCCCCGGTGGCGCTGCCCAGCCAGTTCGGCAACGTAGCGCCTTCCGACAGCAGTATTGCTGAAATGGAATGGAAACGATTCTTTTCTGACGCCACCCTGCAGCAGCTGATCGACAAAGCCCTTACCGGCAACTACGATTTACAGCTGGCCGTAAAAAGGGTAGAAGCGTCGCAGGCTTACCTGAAGCAGGCCAAAGCCGCATGGCTGCCGGCGTTCAACGCCACCGCCACTGCCAATACCAATTTCCCGTCCAAGAACAGTTTCACCGGTATGAACCTGAGTAATTTCAACTTTGGGGACCATATCGAAGACTACAATCTCGGCGTGGGCATGTCCTGGGAGATTGACGTATGGGGTAAAATCCGCCGTCAGCGTGAGGCCGCACAGGCCACGCTGTTACAGTCCTACGAAGGACAGCGTGCGGTTCAGACCGGCCTGGTGGCCGCCATCGCCAGCAGTTATTTCAACCTGCTGATGCTGGACAACCAGCTGGCCATCGCCAAACGTAACGTAGAGCTGAGCGATACCATCGTACAGATGATCCGCCTGCAGAAAACTGCCGGTGAAGTGACCGAGCTGGCCGTACAACAGGCCATCTCCCAGAAGCAGACAGCCGCCTTGCTGGTACCCCAGCTGGAGCAGGGCATCGGCATCCAGGAGAACGCCATCCGTATCCTGACCGGTGAACTGCCGGCGCCTATCAGCAGGACCAGCCGCCTGCATGATTTCCAGGTAGCCGATTCACTCCCTACCGGTATCCCGGCCGCCATGGTAAGCCGCCGTCCGGACGTGAGGGCTGCTGAAATGGGGCTGGTGGCCGCCAATGCCCGTGTAGGCGCAGCACAGGGTAATATGTACCCTTCACTGAACATCACCGCCAACGGCGGCGTGAACGCCTTCAAAGCCAGCAACTGGTTTACCCTCCCTGCCTCATTGTTTGGTACCGTGGCAGGTAGTATTACTCAGCCCATCTTCCAGCGCCGTGCCCTGAAAACACAGCTGGAAGTGGCCAAAATAGAGCGCGAGCAGTCAGTGATCTCCTTCCGTCAGGCTACGCTCAACGCCGTCGGCGAAGTGAGCGATGCACTGATCAAACTGGACAAACTGAAGACACAGCAGCAGATCGCCGGCGAGCAGGTAGCTACCACCCAGCTGGCCGTACAACAGGCACAGATGCTGTTCCGCAGCGGTATGGCTACTTACCTTGAAGTGATCACCGCCCAGTCACGCGCCCTACAGGCTGAACTGGGGCAGGCTGATGTCGACCGTCAGCGCCTGAGCGCGATGGTAGACCTGTACCGTTCACTCGGTGGCGGCTGGAAATAA
- a CDS encoding alpha/beta hydrolase-fold protein, with amino-acid sequence MRQTVIVIIFLLVHLGVDAQTNENIIAIGKKYTIYSDILKEKRTYNVYLPPSYQRSPHKKYFVAYVLDGEITKFQEVTGIARSMNSAYDLKMQIPELIIVSVENTDRTRDFTPTHALNYLDTENIGAFANSGKADVFRRFLEKELMPQIDSSYRTLSKNLIIGHSLGGLFAIHCLLEAPQLFSYYILIDPSWFWDHNYIGKRTREVLKNKKDLNARVYIALANNMSEDSRHYQWGQEFYAALKSAASPGLAAQLRYFEDEKHLTVPLPATYYGLRYIFDGYELDINEVLKKPSLINEHDSLMSKRMGLDIRSDENYVNTLGYVALNDRNIPDTAVTIFEINAKNYPASVNVWDSLADAYMKKGLTGKARMCYEKILALQPDNADAKRKLEKL; translated from the coding sequence ATGCGGCAAACAGTTATTGTGATTATATTTTTGTTGGTCCATCTGGGGGTGGACGCGCAGACGAACGAAAACATCATCGCTATTGGTAAAAAGTATACGATCTACTCCGATATCCTGAAGGAGAAGCGTACCTACAATGTTTATCTGCCACCTTCTTACCAACGGAGCCCGCATAAAAAATACTTTGTGGCCTATGTGCTGGATGGGGAGATAACCAAATTTCAGGAAGTCACCGGTATTGCACGGTCGATGAACTCTGCGTATGATTTAAAAATGCAAATCCCCGAGTTGATTATTGTGTCTGTAGAAAATACGGACAGAACGAGGGATTTCACGCCCACCCACGCTTTAAATTATCTCGATACGGAGAATATAGGTGCTTTTGCCAATAGCGGCAAAGCGGACGTGTTCAGACGCTTTCTGGAAAAAGAGCTGATGCCGCAAATAGACAGTTCCTACCGGACCCTGTCTAAAAACCTGATCATCGGACATTCATTGGGAGGTTTGTTTGCCATCCATTGCCTGTTGGAAGCACCGCAGTTATTCTCCTATTATATCCTGATAGACCCATCCTGGTTTTGGGACCATAATTACATTGGCAAAAGGACAAGGGAGGTTTTAAAAAACAAAAAAGACCTGAATGCCCGTGTGTACATCGCCTTAGCGAACAACATGTCGGAAGACAGCCGGCATTATCAATGGGGACAGGAATTTTATGCAGCGTTAAAAAGCGCTGCATCGCCTGGATTAGCGGCCCAATTACGGTATTTCGAAGATGAAAAGCACCTGACAGTGCCATTGCCGGCTACCTACTACGGATTGCGTTATATTTTCGATGGTTATGAATTAGATATCAACGAGGTGTTAAAAAAGCCTTCACTGATCAACGAACATGACAGCCTGATGTCGAAACGAATGGGGCTGGACATCAGATCAGATGAAAACTACGTGAATACGCTGGGGTATGTGGCACTAAATGACAGAAACATACCGGATACTGCTGTTACCATATTTGAAATCAATGCCAAAAACTATCCTGCTTCCGTTAATGTATGGGATAGCCTGGCCGACGCTTACATGAAAAAAGGGCTGACAGGGAAAGCCAGGATGTGTTATGAAAAGATCCTTGCGCTGCAGCCGGATAATGCGGATGCCAAAAGGAAGCTGGAGAAGTTGTAA
- a CDS encoding Crp/Fnr family transcriptional regulator, whose translation MNMTPEKQQVFDAVNAVHPVPPADWSLFEDTLRPAFFKRGTFFIEAGKVSHEIAFVLKGAFRAYYIIDGEEKCVDFFLEGQWAKAYHNFLSQSKSKIWVEALEDTAVFLVDYGTLQNLFDHSAYWERFGRLVTERLYTSSQQRAEALLLETAEQRYISLVMRHPQLIERIPLYHLASYIGVRQPSLSRIRKRLMSKSGL comes from the coding sequence ATGAACATGACACCAGAAAAACAACAGGTTTTCGACGCTGTCAACGCGGTCCATCCGGTCCCACCGGCGGACTGGTCATTATTCGAGGACACCCTGCGCCCGGCTTTCTTTAAAAGAGGGACTTTTTTTATAGAGGCAGGTAAAGTCAGTCATGAGATAGCTTTTGTACTTAAGGGAGCTTTTCGGGCTTACTATATCATCGACGGCGAAGAAAAATGCGTCGATTTTTTTCTTGAAGGGCAATGGGCGAAAGCTTATCATAATTTTCTGTCGCAATCAAAAAGTAAAATATGGGTGGAAGCGCTGGAGGACACAGCAGTGTTTTTAGTTGACTACGGTACACTGCAAAACTTGTTTGACCATTCCGCGTACTGGGAAAGATTCGGCAGGCTGGTAACGGAAAGACTGTATACTTCCTCACAGCAGCGGGCGGAAGCCCTGTTGCTGGAAACAGCAGAACAGCGGTATATCAGTCTCGTCATGCGCCATCCCCAGCTTATTGAGCGCATTCCATTATACCATCTGGCGTCTTATATAGGCGTCAGGCAGCCTTCGCTGAGCCGGATAAGAAAAAGATTGATGTCGAAAAGCGGATTATAA